cagagactacaacaacacatgctaacctctcaccattaccaataacagaggctacaacaaaacatgctaacctctcaccattaccaataacagaggctacaacaaaacatgctaacctctcaccattaccaataacagaggctacaacaaaacatgctaacttctcaccattaccaataacagaggctacaacaaaacatgctaacctctcaccattaccaataacagagactacaagaaaacatgctaacctctcaccattaccaataacagaggctacaacaaaacatgttaacctctcaccattaccaatatcAGAGTGGGTCTGATCTTTGTGCCTCTCTAACTTTCTCATTCATCATCATTCTCTATTCATTCATTATTattcataatcatggtagcatccacatgaatgtagaagtgttctgatgaccaggtggcgaatcgcatctctgcatgtctggcagacatatcagtgtggatgacggatcaccacctcaagctgaacctcggcaagacggagctgctcttcctcccggggaaggactgcccgttccatgatctcgccatcacggttgacaactccattgtgtcctcctcccagagcgctaagaaccttggcgtgatcctggacaacaccctgtcgttctcaactaacatcaaggcggtggcccgttcctgtaggttcatgctctacaacatccgcagagtacgaccctgcctcacacaggaagcggagcaggtcctaatccaggcacttgtcatctcccgtctggattactgcaactcgctgttggctgggctccctgcctgtgccattaaacccctacaactcatccagaacgccgcagcccgtctggtgttcaaccttctcaagttctctcacgtcaccccgctcctccgctctctccactggcttccagttaagctcgcatccgctacaagaccatggtgcttgcctacggagctgtgaggggaacggcacctcagtacctccaggctctgatcaggccctacacccaaacaagggcactgcgttcatccacctctggcctgctcgcctccctaccactgacgaagtacagttcccgctcagcccagtcaaaactgttcgctgctctggccccccaatggtggaacaaactccctcacgacgccaggacagcggagtcaatcaccaccttccggagacacctgaaaccccacctctttaaggaatacctaggataggataagtaatccttctcacccccccccttaagatttagatgcactattgtaaagtggctgttctactggatgtcataaggtgaatgcaccaatttgtaagtcgctctggataagagcgtctgctaaatgacttaaatgtaatgtaatgtaatgaaacatCTTATATTCTTACTGACAATACAAgtgaagtgactccaaaatgacaggaCATCATTCACCATTCAGTGTCTATTAGGAAAACATCTAAAACACAACCAAGACAAACTGCTAATTAATTCAACAAGTTAGTAgaatcacaagcttgatgtaatcactgCAGGcatggaatatgggaccaaatactaaacgtatgactactttaatacactataagtgaataTAACCGAATAATTACGACTTTTCAAATGGGAGAACTACATACATAAAAGTGCTTTCATATCTGAtaatactgacctcagagtctccagtttacagtggggattccccagtccagcagagagcagctccactcctgaatccttcaggtcattgttactcagatccagctctctcaggtgtgaggggtttgacctcagagctgagaccagagaagcacagccttcctctgtgactccacagcctgacagcctgacaAAGAGATCATCATGACTTCACAAACACACTGTTCATTTAACACCAGTAGTGTAGAAAGACAATGGCAGATGCATTTGGTTTATTCTCTCAAACAACATATAGATTAATCTACCGTTTCCTAGAATTGTATGGTCATATTGTTATACTAATGTGAAAATCAATGAATTTATTCAATATGTTTTTCAAAATAATATATTATACACATATTATAATACATATTTTTCTCTAAACTGAATATTTCTTCCTGATGATTAGTTCTTAAATGTCATTTTATTTACTCACAGAACAGCTCTGGAGGCTTTGACCACTGGCAGCAGCCTCAGAagaccttcctctgatctggagtatttcttcagGTCAAACACATCCAGCTCCTTTTCTGAAGTCAGCAACACAAAGACCAGAGCTGACCACTGTGCAGGTGACAGTTTGGGTTTTGAGAGACTTCCTGATCTCAGGAAGCTTtggatctcctccactagagaatGGTCATTCAGTTCATTCAGACAGTGGAACAGATTGATGCTCCTCTCTGGAGAGAGATCCTCCCCGATCTTCTTCTTGATGTACTTGACTGTCTCTTCATGGCTCTGTGAGCTGCTTCTTGTCTTTGTCAGTAGACCTCGTAAGTGCTTCTGATTGGACTCCAGTGAGAGGCCCAGAAGGAAGCGGAGGAAAAGGTCCAGGTTTCCCGTCTCACTTTGTAAGGCTTTATCCACAGCACTCTTGTAGAAAGTAACTTCAGGCTTGTTGTTTGTTTGCAGTTTGTCCATTAGATTCTCATTGTTGTTGATGAATGAGAGGAACACATATACAGCAGCCAGAAACTCCTGAATGCTCAGATGAACAAAGCAGTACACCTTGTCCTGGTACAGCCCACATTCCTCTTTAAAGATCTGTGTGCACAATCCTGAGTACACTGAGGCTTCATTGACATCAATGCCAGCCTCTTTCAGGTCTTCTTCATAGAAAATCAGATTGCCCTTCACAAGCTGTTGAAAAGCCAGTTTTCCCAGTGACAGAATGCTCTCCTTATTCCAGTGTGGatctgtctcttctttcccaAGATACTTTTCATTCTTCTGTTTGGTATGAAACACCACAAGGTGTGTGTACATCTCAGTCAGAGTCTTGggcatctcttctctcttatgTTCCAGCATGTGTTCAAGGACTGTTGCAGAAATCCAACAGAAGACTGGAATGTGGCACATGATGTGGAGGCTCCTTGATGTCTTTATGTGTGAGATGATTCTGCTGGCCAGGTCCTCATCACTGAATCTCTTCCTGAAGTACTCCTCCTTCTGTGGGTCATTGAACCCTCGTACCTCTGTCACCTGGTCAACACACCCTGAAGGGATCTTATTGGCTGCTGCAGGTCGGGTAGTtatccagaggagagcagagggaagcaTATTTCCCCTGATGAGATTTGTCAGCAGAACATCCACTGAGGTTGACTCTGTGACGTCCCAACAGATCTTGTTCTTCTGGAAGTCTAGGGGCAGTCGGCACTCATCCAGACCATCAAAGATGAACAGAACTTTGTACTTGTCATAGCTGGAGATTCCTGATTGTTTGGTTTCCATTGAGAAGTGATTGAGAAGTTCAATGAAAGTGTGTTTGTCCCCTTTCATCAAATTTAGCTCCCGAAAAGGGAATGAAAATACAAATTGGACATCCTGATTTGCTTTTCCTTCAGCCCAGTCCAGAATGAACTTCTGCACAGAGACTGTTTTTCCAATGCCAGCGACTCCCTTTGTCAGCACAGTTCTGATAGGTTTGTCTTGTCCAGTTAAGGGTTTGAAGATGTCGTTACATTTGATTGCAGTCTCTGGTCTTGCTTGTTTCCTGGTTGTTGTCTCAATCTGTCTCAGCTCATGTTCATTATTGACCTCTCCTGTTCCACCCTCTgtgatgtagagctctgtgtagacCTTATTGAGAAGTGTTGGGTTTCCTTGTTTAGCGATCCCCTCAAATACACATTGAAACTTCTTCTTTAGATTAGATTTGAGTTCACGTTGGCAAATCACAGAAAGCTCATCTGAATCTAGAAATAACACAGAGGATATTCATATTACATCTGTTTTAATAACTATCAATGTTTTCATAATCCAGACtggtgttattattattgttattattattatattattggtaTTATTGATGGTATTATtaatattgtctctctctctaaatgaatCAGTACAACACATCCTCCACCCTGCTGCTTCTTGATGAGGTCACTTGGTGTTGTTTTAAGGCtgctactgtcacgccctggtcgaagtattttgtgtttatcttcatgtttgggtcaggccagggtgtggcatggggtttttgtattgtggtgtatttttgtcttggggttttggtatgtattgggattgtagcttgtGGGGTGATCTatcaaagtctatggctgtctggagtggttctcaatcagaggcaggtgtttatcgttgtctctgattgggaaccatatttaggcagccatattctttgagtgttttgtgggtgattgtccttagtgtccttgttcctgtc
This genomic stretch from Oncorhynchus keta strain PuntledgeMale-10-30-2019 unplaced genomic scaffold, Oket_V2 Un_scaffold_9913_pilon_pilon, whole genome shotgun sequence harbors:
- the LOC127929729 gene encoding NACHT, LRR and PYD domains-containing protein 12-like isoform X5; this encodes MDPPISFREGDFSTEQRPIKQERPASPVPSCVSMKSDWSMDHPIEFREGDFSTEQRNQQERSESEILSGQSSQSHQTDLASIFSLLEEKMMTFVKNELKMFKRILSPELPEGFESQKQDKEVVDAEDEKQESSAREGALKITLHILRKMNQKELADTLEKYSDELSVICQRELKSNLKKKFQCVFEGIAKQGNPTLLNKVYTELYITEGGTGEVNNEHELRQIETTTRKQARPETAIKCNDIFKPLTGQDKPIRTVLTKGVAGIGKTVSVQKFILDWAEGKANQDVQFVFSFPFRELNLMKGDKHTFIELLNHFSMETKQSGISSYDKYKVLFIFDGLDECRLPLDFQKNKICWDVTESTSVDVLLTNLIRGNMLPSALLWITTRPAAANKIPSGCVDQVTEVRGFNDPQKEEYFRKRFSDEDLASRIISHIKTSRSLHIMCHIPVFCWISATVLEHMLEHKREEMPKTLTEMYTHLVVFHTKQKNEKYLGKEETDPHWNKESILSLGKLAFQQLVKGNLIFYEEDLKEAGIDVNEASVYSGLCTQIFKEECGLYQDKVYCFVHLSIQEFLAAVYVFLSFINNNENLMDKLQTNNKPEVTFYKSAVDKALQSETGNLDLFLRFLLGLSLESNQKHLRGLLTKTRSSSQSHEETVKYIKKKIGEDLSPERSINLFHCLNELNDHSLVEEIQSFLRSGSLSKPKLSPAQWSALVFVLLTSEKELDVFDLKKYSRSEEGLLRLLPVVKASRAVLLSGCGVTEEGCASLVSALRSNPSHLRELDLSNNDLKDSGVELLSAGLGNPHCKLETLRLSGCRVTEEGCASLVSVLESNPSHLRELDLSNNDLKDSGVELLSDVLENPHCKLETLRLSGCLVTEEGCTFLASALESNPSHLRELDLSNNDLKGSGVDLLSAGLGNPHCKLETLRLTGCKLRNTSCKVLASVLSSNPSHLRELDLSNNDLKDSGVELLSAGLGNPHCKLETLRLSGCLVTEEGCASLVSALESNPSHLRELDLSYNHPGDSGVKLLSAGLEDPHCRLEKLRLSGCLVTEECCASLVSALRSNPSHLRELDLSYNHPGDSGVRLLSAGLEDPHCRLEKLNVDHGGEYTSKTGIRKYVCDLTLDLNTVNRHLSLSEENRKVTWRTEKQPYPDQPERFEVWGQVLCREGLTGRCYWEVEWSGIMGAGIGVTYKGINRRGWCDDSRLGYNDKSWSLFCSDSYSACHNNNLTTINVPSSSSHRVGVYLDWPAGTLSFYRASSDTLTHLITFTSTFTEPLYPAFWVHVDSSVSLKT
- the LOC127929729 gene encoding NACHT, LRR and PYD domains-containing protein 12-like isoform X23, whose translation is MDPPISFREGDFSTEQRPIKQERPASPVPSCVSMKSDWSMDHPIEFREGDFSTEQRNQQERSESEILSGQSSQSHQTDLASIFSLLEEKMMTFVKNELKMFKRILSPELPEGFESQKQDKEVVDAEDEKQESSAREGALKITLHILRKMNQKELADTLEKYSDELSVICQRELKSNLKKKFQCVFEGIAKQGNPTLLNKVYTELYITEGGTGEVNNEHELRQIETTTRKQARPETAIKCNDIFKPLTGQDKPIRTVLTKGVAGIGKTVSVQKFILDWAEGKANQDVQFVFSFPFRELNLMKGDKHTFIELLNHFSMETKQSGISSYDKYKVLFIFDGLDECRLPLDFQKNKICWDVTESTSVDVLLTNLIRGNMLPSALLWITTRPAAANKIPSGCVDQVTEVRGFNDPQKEEYFRKRFSDEDLASRIISHIKTSRSLHIMCHIPVFCWISATVLEHMLEHKREEMPKTLTEMYTHLVVFHTKQKNEKYLGKEETDPHWNKESILSLGKLAFQQLVKGNLIFYEEDLKEAGIDVNEASVYSGLCTQIFKEECGLYQDKVYCFVHLSIQEFLAAVYVFLSFINNNENLMDKLQTNNKPEVTFYKSAVDKALQSETGNLDLFLRFLLGLSLESNQKHLRGLLTKTRSSSQSHEETVKYIKKKIGEDLSPERSINLFHCLNELNDHSLVEEIQSFLRSGSLSKPKLSPAQWSALVFVLLTSEKELDVFDLKKYSRSEEGLLRLLPVVKASRAVLLSGCGVTEEGCASLVSALRSNPSHLRELDLSNNDLKDSGVELLSAGLGNPHCKLETLRLSGCRVTEEGCASLVSVLESNPSHLRELDLSNNDLKDSGVELLSDVLENPHCKLETLRLSGCLVTEEGCTFLASALESNPSHLRELDLSNNDLKGSGVDLLSAGLGNPHCKLETLRLTGCKLRNISCKVLASVLSSNPSHLRELDLSNNDLKDSGVELLSAVLGNPHCKLETLRLSGCLVTEECCASLVSALRSNPSHLRELDLSYNHPGDSGVRLLSAGLEDPHCRLEKLNVDHGGEYTSKTGIRKYVCDLTLDLNTVNRHLSLSEENRKVTWRTEKQPYPDQPERFEVWGQVLCREGLTGRCYWEVEWSGIMGAGIGVTYKGINRRGWCDDSRLGYNDKSWSLFCSDSYSACHNNNLTTINVPSSSSHRVGVYLDWPAGTLSFYRASSDTLTHLITFTSTFTEPLYPAFWVHVDSSVSLKT
- the LOC127929729 gene encoding NACHT, LRR and PYD domains-containing protein 12-like isoform X9; its protein translation is MDPPISFREGDFSTEQRPIKQERPASPVPSCVSMKSDWSMDHPIEFREGDFSTEQRNQQERSESEILSGQSSQSHQTDLASIFSLLEEKMMTFVKNELKMFKRILSPELPEGFESQKQDKEVVDAEDEKQESSAREGALKITLHILRKMNQKELADTLEKYSDELSVICQRELKSNLKKKFQCVFEGIAKQGNPTLLNKVYTELYITEGGTGEVNNEHELRQIETTTRKQARPETAIKCNDIFKPLTGQDKPIRTVLTKGVAGIGKTVSVQKFILDWAEGKANQDVQFVFSFPFRELNLMKGDKHTFIELLNHFSMETKQSGISSYDKYKVLFIFDGLDECRLPLDFQKNKICWDVTESTSVDVLLTNLIRGNMLPSALLWITTRPAAANKIPSGCVDQVTEVRGFNDPQKEEYFRKRFSDEDLASRIISHIKTSRSLHIMCHIPVFCWISATVLEHMLEHKREEMPKTLTEMYTHLVVFHTKQKNEKYLGKEETDPHWNKESILSLGKLAFQQLVKGNLIFYEEDLKEAGIDVNEASVYSGLCTQIFKEECGLYQDKVYCFVHLSIQEFLAAVYVFLSFINNNENLMDKLQTNNKPEVTFYKSAVDKALQSETGNLDLFLRFLLGLSLESNQKHLRGLLTKTRSSSQSHEETVKYIKKKIGEDLSPERSINLFHCLNELNDHSLVEEIQSFLRSGSLSKPKLSPAQWSALVFVLLTSEKELDVFDLKKYSRSEEGLLRLLPVVKASRAVLLSGCGVTEEGCASLVSALRSNPSHLRELDLSNNDLKDSGVELLSAGLGNPHCKLETLRLSGCRVTEEGCASLVSVLESNPSHLRELDLSNNDLKDSGVELLSDVLENPHCKLETLRLSGCLVTEEGCTFLASALESNPSHLRELDLSNNDLKGSGVDLLSAGLGNPHCKLETLRLTGCKLRNISCKVLASVLSSNPSHLRELDLSNNDLKDSGVELLSAVLGNPHCKLETLRLSGCLVTEEGCASLVSALESNPSHLRELDLSYNHPGDSGVKLLSAGLEDPHCRLEKLRLSGCLVTEECCASLVSALRSNPSHLRELDLSYNHPGDSGVRLLSAGLEDPHCRLEKLNVDHGGEYTSKTGIRKYVCDLTLDLNTVNRHLSLSEENRKVTWRTEKQPYPDQPERFEVWGQVLCREGLTGRCYWEVEWSGIMGAGIGVTYKGINRRGWCDDSRLGYNDKSWSLFCSDSYSACHNNNLTTINVPSSSSHRVGVYLDWPAGTLSFYRASSDTLTHLITFTSTFTEPLYPAFWVHVDSSVSLKT
- the LOC127929729 gene encoding NACHT, LRR and PYD domains-containing protein 12-like isoform X24; its protein translation is MDPPISFREGDFSTEQRPIKQERPASPVPSCVSMKSDWSMDHPIEFREGDFSTEQRNQQERSESEILSGQSSQSHQTDLASIFSLLEEKMMTFVKNELKMFKRILSPELPEGFESQKQDKEVVDAEDEKQESSAREGALKITLHILRKMNQKELADTLEKYSDELSVICQRELKSNLKKKFQCVFEGIAKQGNPTLLNKVYTELYITEGGTGEVNNEHELRQIETTTRKQARPETAIKCNDIFKPLTGQDKPIRTVLTKGVAGIGKTVSVQKFILDWAEGKANQDVQFVFSFPFRELNLMKGDKHTFIELLNHFSMETKQSGISSYDKYKVLFIFDGLDECRLPLDFQKNKICWDVTESTSVDVLLTNLIRGNMLPSALLWITTRPAAANKIPSGCVDQVTEVRGFNDPQKEEYFRKRFSDEDLASRIISHIKTSRSLHIMCHIPVFCWISATVLEHMLEHKREEMPKTLTEMYTHLVVFHTKQKNEKYLGKEETDPHWNKESILSLGKLAFQQLVKGNLIFYEEDLKEAGIDVNEASVYSGLCTQIFKEECGLYQDKVYCFVHLSIQEFLAAVYVFLSFINNNENLMDKLQTNNKPEVTFYKSAVDKALQSETGNLDLFLRFLLGLSLESNQKHLRGLLTKTRSSSQSHEETVKYIKKKIGEDLSPERSINLFHCLNELNDHSLVEEIQSFLRSGSLSKPKLSPAQWSALVFVLLTSEKELDVFDLKKYSRSEEGLLRLLPVVKASRAVLLSGCGVTEEGCASLVSALRSNPSHLRELDLSNNDLKDSGVELLSAGLGNPHCKLETLRLSGCRVTEEGCASLVSVLESNPSHLRELDLSNNDLKDSGVELLSDVLENPHCKLETLRLSGCLVTEEGCTFLASALESNPSHLRELDLSNNDLKGSGVDLLSAGLGNPHCKLETLRLSGCLVTEEGCASLVSALESNPSHLRELDLSYNHPGDSGVKLLSAGLEDPHCRLEKLRLSGCLVTEECCASLVSALRSNPSHLRELDLSYNHPGDSGVRLLSAGLEDPHCRLEKLNVDHGGEYTSKTGIRKYVCDLTLDLNTVNRHLSLSEENRKVTWRTEKQPYPDQPERFEVWGQVLCREGLTGRCYWEVEWSGIMGAGIGVTYKGINRRGWCDDSRLGYNDKSWSLFCSDSYSACHNNNLTTINVPSSSSHRVGVYLDWPAGTLSFYRASSDTLTHLITFTSTFTEPLYPAFWVHVDSSVSLKT
- the LOC127929729 gene encoding NLR family CARD domain-containing protein 3-like isoform X31 yields the protein MDPPISFREGDFSTEQRPIKQERPASPVPSCVSMKSDWSMDHPIEFREGDFSTEQRNQQERSESEILSGQSSQSHQTDLASIFSLLEEKMMTFVKNELKMFKRILSPELPEGFESQKQDKEVVDAEDEKQESSAREGALKITLHILRKMNQKELADTLEKYSDELSVICQRELKSNLKKKFQCVFEGIAKQGNPTLLNKVYTELYITEGGTGEVNNEHELRQIETTTRKQARPETAIKCNDIFKPLTGQDKPIRTVLTKGVAGIGKTVSVQKFILDWAEGKANQDVQFVFSFPFRELNLMKGDKHTFIELLNHFSMETKQSGISSYDKYKVLFIFDGLDECRLPLDFQKNKICWDVTESTSVDVLLTNLIRGNMLPSALLWITTRPAAANKIPSGCVDQVTEVRGFNDPQKEEYFRKRFSDEDLASRIISHIKTSRSLHIMCHIPVFCWISATVLEHMLEHKREEMPKTLTEMYTHLVVFHTKQKNEKYLGKEETDPHWNKESILSLGKLAFQQLVKGNLIFYEEDLKEAGIDVNEASVYSGLCTQIFKEECGLYQDKVYCFVHLSIQEFLAAVYVFLSFINNNENLMDKLQTNNKPEVTFYKSAVDKALQSETGNLDLFLRFLLGLSLESNQKHLRGLLTKTRSSSQSHEETVKYIKKKIGEDLSPERSINLFHCLNELNDHSLVEEIQSFLRSGSLSKPKLSPAQWSALVFVLLTSEKELDVFDLKKYSRSEEGLLRLLPVVKASRAVLLSGCLVTEEGCASLVSALRSNPSHLRELDLSYNHPGDSGVRLLSAGLEDPHCRLEKLNVEHGGENRMKPGLRKYVCDLTLDLNTVNRHLSLSEENRKVTWRTEKQPYPDQPERFEVWGQVLCREGLTGRCYWEVEWSGIMGAGIGVTYKGINRRGWCDDSRLGYNDKSWSLFCSDSYSACHNNNLTTINVPSSSSHRVGVYLDWPAGTLSFYRASSDTLTHLITFTSTFTEPLYPAFWVHVDSSVSLKT